In Nitrosophilus alvini, the following are encoded in one genomic region:
- a CDS encoding beta strand repeat-containing protein yields MVGRKWLASALLAGMVMSPAAFAEVSALSDADLGEVSAQGIQTITNPTDISDQQNNNDAVQLNGISQSGASGMEVINHVNSASNTHQNLVAVDASSAMSVAQANDQYADNVDGSDQTIDNQATVTDQNNNNSAVQLNDDSQTLITADVVSNAANSAKNVGQNIASITDSSAIAISQTNTQVALNSGEDTQTIDNAGETSAQENNNGAVQLNDNAQSPSSTMVLSNSAASAENVAQNILFVDGLTDSIITQTNDQFAQNEKATDQTITNGDYVELQNNNSGSTQLNDNAQANSNGLVISNTADSAKNVAQNMIEASNVNGLNIITQTNTQVAVNGEDLFNEDRQSVSNTLAALQNNNEASVQLNDNAQAGIAGMVVSNSADSAENVGQNLFSITGDVAVNVISSSNDQTAVNYSWWNIDQDVETSSNILQRNNSNSVQLNANAQNGVQALALTNTASSAANVGQNAGLSAEWIGFNYIEQSNTQSASNYGISDQVISNVSFLQITAIQDNLNGSVQLNYGATAQDDVVAMAVANTASSASNVGQNAAAAANLEIGNFIAQSNDQYANNFVDNYQFVGNNGLIAVTVGQDNVNAGVQIENGQNRVAAMSLSNTAASASNVGQNVAAGADLLGLNTILQDNTQVAANSAWSGQLIDNYGLIFNLTIDQQNNNAAVQVNAGQNDFVGMSLANSAASAVNVGQNVGGHAALGQIGGVGQSNDQTAVSYWNDSWQDVYNDSWLFEVTAIQNNNSGSVQANDGQNNVAAMSLANSATSAVNVAQNVGGYASFAQIGIVAQDNTQVAEAWDTGSWQYVENVGFFGLALTALQNNNNGAVQLNEGQRDFEGMSLANSAQSAVNVGQNLAYMSDWIGVNIAVQSNDQTATTVFNGEGQTVINGSLGDAVTLAQSNNNAAVQANGGAQDGAQAMSIANSSASAVNVAQNAAYISSLVQIGAIGQENIQSATAVYDGSGQVVWNYGGDTEFSLAQQNNNGAVQVNGAQSNVNAGSLANSAESAVNVGQNAGYMADIAGLDFVYQNNDQFAETYAGSWQDVYNIEGIGDAFDALQNNNNGAVQLNGAQNDVTGISLANSALSAVNVGQNLLYLDNPLGFSAVDQTNTQVALSDTDAHQYVYNEEAIAQNNNNGAVQVNNAQNNVSAMSVLNSTMSAVNNAMNIAAVNGSAPYGTVLNQTNDQYAENSAHILQTIDNTIVVGGQNNNNGSVQLNNAQVGTSALVLANTAGSAANYGLNMASVSGASGWTINQVATQTAINH; encoded by the coding sequence ATGGTTGGAAGAAAATGGTTAGCTTCGGCTTTGCTAGCCGGTATGGTAATGTCACCGGCAGCTTTTGCAGAAGTGAGCGCTTTAAGCGACGCGGATCTGGGAGAAGTGAGTGCACAGGGTATTCAAACGATAACAAATCCGACTGATATAAGCGATCAGCAAAATAACAATGACGCTGTACAGCTAAACGGTATAAGTCAAAGCGGTGCAAGCGGAATGGAAGTGATAAATCACGTCAACTCCGCATCGAATACGCATCAAAACCTTGTAGCTGTTGATGCAAGTTCTGCTATGAGCGTTGCACAAGCTAACGATCAATATGCAGATAATGTTGATGGATCAGATCAAACTATAGATAATCAGGCTACAGTTACTGATCAAAACAATAACAACAGTGCGGTACAGTTAAATGATGACTCTCAAACTCTGATAACTGCAGATGTTGTATCTAATGCAGCCAATTCTGCAAAAAACGTAGGGCAAAATATCGCCTCTATTACTGACTCTTCCGCTATAGCAATTTCGCAAACAAATACTCAAGTTGCGTTAAATAGCGGTGAAGATACTCAGACTATTGACAATGCGGGTGAAACTTCCGCACAAGAGAACAACAACGGAGCGGTACAGTTAAATGATAATGCTCAATCACCTTCATCTACGATGGTTTTGAGCAACAGTGCTGCATCTGCTGAAAACGTTGCACAAAATATTCTTTTTGTAGATGGTCTGACTGACTCTATTATTACCCAGACAAACGATCAGTTTGCTCAAAATGAAAAAGCTACAGATCAGACAATAACAAATGGAGATTATGTAGAGCTTCAGAACAACAACAGCGGTTCTACTCAGCTGAACGACAACGCTCAGGCCAATTCCAATGGACTTGTTATAAGCAATACTGCAGATTCTGCTAAAAACGTTGCTCAAAATATGATCGAAGCTTCAAATGTAAACGGCTTGAATATTATCACTCAGACAAATACTCAGGTTGCGGTAAACGGAGAAGATCTCTTCAATGAAGACAGACAGAGTGTCTCCAATACTCTCGCAGCTCTTCAAAATAACAACGAAGCTTCAGTACAGCTAAATGACAACGCTCAAGCAGGAATTGCAGGAATGGTTGTTTCAAATAGTGCCGACAGTGCTGAAAACGTTGGACAAAACCTCTTCTCTATAACTGGGGATGTTGCGGTAAACGTTATAAGCTCCAGCAACGATCAGACTGCTGTTAATTACTCTTGGTGGAATATCGATCAAGATGTAGAGACCAGTTCAAATATATTGCAGCGCAACAACTCTAACTCTGTTCAGCTCAATGCTAATGCCCAAAACGGTGTACAGGCTTTGGCTCTTACAAATACCGCTTCAAGTGCGGCGAACGTAGGTCAAAATGCTGGACTATCTGCTGAGTGGATAGGGTTTAACTATATTGAACAGTCAAATACTCAGTCTGCTTCAAACTACGGTATTTCTGATCAGGTTATAAGCAATGTAAGTTTTCTGCAAATTACAGCGATTCAGGATAATCTAAATGGAAGCGTACAGCTCAACTACGGTGCTACCGCACAGGATGATGTTGTAGCTATGGCTGTTGCAAACACCGCCTCTTCAGCATCAAACGTAGGACAAAACGCTGCGGCTGCTGCTAATCTTGAAATCGGAAACTTTATAGCTCAGTCTAACGATCAGTATGCCAACAACTTTGTTGATAACTATCAGTTTGTAGGTAATAATGGTCTTATAGCTGTAACTGTAGGTCAGGACAACGTGAATGCAGGTGTACAGATAGAAAACGGTCAGAACAGAGTGGCTGCTATGAGTCTCTCCAATACAGCTGCTAGTGCTTCTAACGTAGGACAAAACGTAGCTGCGGGTGCGGATTTGTTAGGTCTTAATACAATCTTACAAGACAATACACAAGTTGCAGCAAACTCTGCCTGGTCAGGTCAGTTGATCGACAATTACGGACTTATATTCAACTTGACAATCGATCAGCAAAACAACAATGCCGCAGTTCAAGTCAATGCGGGTCAAAACGATTTTGTAGGAATGAGTCTTGCTAACAGTGCTGCAAGTGCTGTAAACGTAGGACAAAATGTTGGTGGACACGCGGCTCTGGGACAGATAGGAGGCGTTGGACAGTCTAATGATCAGACAGCAGTTTCTTACTGGAATGACAGCTGGCAAGATGTTTATAACGATTCTTGGCTATTTGAAGTTACCGCCATTCAGAACAACAACAGCGGTTCTGTTCAGGCAAATGACGGACAAAACAATGTAGCGGCTATGAGTCTTGCCAACAGCGCTACAAGTGCTGTAAACGTTGCCCAAAATGTTGGTGGATATGCTTCTTTTGCACAAATAGGTATTGTTGCTCAGGACAACACTCAGGTTGCGGAAGCTTGGGATACAGGTTCATGGCAATATGTTGAAAATGTTGGATTCTTTGGTCTGGCTCTTACCGCTCTTCAAAACAATAACAACGGTGCGGTTCAGCTAAACGAAGGACAAAGAGACTTTGAAGGCATGAGTCTTGCCAACAGTGCACAGAGCGCTGTAAACGTAGGACAAAATCTCGCATATATGAGCGACTGGATTGGTGTCAATATTGCTGTTCAATCCAACGATCAAACAGCAACAACAGTCTTCAACGGTGAAGGTCAGACTGTTATAAACGGCTCACTGGGTGATGCTGTTACACTTGCTCAAAGCAACAACAATGCCGCTGTTCAGGCAAATGGAGGAGCTCAGGATGGTGCTCAGGCTATGAGTATTGCAAACAGTTCTGCAAGCGCAGTCAATGTTGCTCAAAATGCCGCATATATCAGTTCACTAGTTCAGATAGGCGCTATAGGTCAAGAAAATATTCAGTCTGCTACTGCTGTGTATGATGGTAGCGGTCAGGTAGTCTGGAACTATGGTGGAGATACTGAATTTTCACTTGCTCAACAAAACAATAACGGTGCGGTTCAAGTCAACGGAGCACAAAGCAATGTAAATGCTGGAAGTCTTGCAAACAGTGCAGAAAGTGCTGTTAACGTAGGACAGAATGCCGGATATATGGCTGATATTGCAGGACTTGATTTTGTTTATCAAAACAATGATCAATTTGCCGAAACTTATGCAGGAAGCTGGCAAGATGTTTATAATATAGAAGGCATAGGTGATGCATTTGATGCATTACAAAACAACAACAACGGTGCAGTACAGCTAAATGGTGCTCAAAACGATGTAACAGGTATCTCTTTGGCTAACAGCGCATTGTCTGCAGTAAACGTTGGACAAAATCTGCTCTATCTTGACAATCCTCTTGGATTTAGTGCGGTAGATCAGACAAATACTCAGGTTGCTCTCAGTGATACTGATGCTCATCAATATGTATATAACGAAGAGGCTATTGCACAAAATAACAACAATGGTGCTGTACAAGTTAACAACGCTCAAAACAATGTGAGCGCTATGTCTGTTCTAAACAGCACTATGTCTGCTGTCAACAACGCTATGAATATAGCTGCTGTAAACGGAAGTGCGCCTTACGGAACAGTATTGAATCAAACAAACGATCAATATGCAGAAAACAGTGCGCACATATTGCAAACTATAGACAATACTATAGTTGTTGGGGGACAAAACAACAACAACGGTTCAGTTCAGCTAAACAACGCTCAGGTTGGAACAAGTGCCCTTGTTCTTGCAAACACTGCCGGAAGCGCTGCTAACTATGGACTTAACATGGCTAGCGTAAGCGGTGCAAGCGGATGGACTATCAATCAGGTTGCTACTCAAACAGCAATCAATCACTAA
- a CDS encoding sensor domain-containing diguanylate cyclase has product MEKAARLSFFKFLQSGKRSKSRFSSSALAGLLENVLYFKNNPSAKSKSRLFQSISAPNRKKEDDFFLKQIFDHLEEAVYYKNRNFRYININTAFAALVKKEKDSIIGFSDFEIFKESFALKLREMEKKVFDKNKSLKKFFLFDGKYLEIILHPLKDSFGKTVAIAGIVKDKTEEKAFVKKTNAMKRYFKSRCKKLELLSMCDSLTNIYNRYKFDIALEQETKRSKRYGLPLSLILFDIDDFKNINDEFGHIEGDKILKKIAKTVKQNIRDIDIFARIGGDEFAILVPNTSLKEIEKITDKLKKSIENMKTAKIKTTCSFGIAEYKKGETKEDFFKRTDVALYRAKRMGKNRVSE; this is encoded by the coding sequence GTGGAAAAGGCTGCCAGACTCTCATTTTTTAAATTTCTTCAATCCGGTAAAAGGTCAAAGAGCCGGTTCTCTTCGTCCGCATTGGCTGGACTTCTCGAAAATGTGCTCTACTTCAAAAACAACCCCTCGGCAAAATCAAAAAGCAGACTTTTCCAGTCAATTTCCGCTCCAAACAGAAAAAAAGAGGACGATTTTTTTTTGAAACAGATTTTTGATCATCTTGAAGAAGCCGTTTATTATAAAAACAGAAATTTCAGATATATAAATATCAATACAGCATTTGCAGCTCTTGTAAAAAAAGAAAAAGATTCTATCATAGGCTTTAGTGATTTTGAAATTTTCAAAGAGAGTTTCGCATTAAAACTCAGAGAGATGGAAAAAAAGGTTTTTGACAAGAATAAGAGTTTAAAAAAATTTTTTTTATTTGACGGCAAATATCTCGAAATAATACTTCACCCGCTCAAAGACAGTTTTGGAAAAACTGTCGCTATAGCAGGCATCGTAAAAGATAAAACGGAAGAAAAGGCATTCGTTAAAAAGACAAATGCCATGAAAAGATATTTCAAAAGCAGGTGCAAAAAGCTCGAACTTCTCTCTATGTGTGATTCTTTGACAAATATCTACAATAGATATAAGTTCGATATAGCCCTTGAACAGGAAACTAAGCGTTCAAAAAGATACGGACTGCCACTCTCTCTTATACTTTTTGATATAGATGATTTTAAAAATATAAACGATGAATTCGGGCATATTGAGGGTGATAAAATTTTGAAAAAAATAGCTAAAACCGTCAAACAAAATATAAGAGATATTGACATTTTTGCAAGAATCGGCGGAGACGAATTTGCGATACTAGTTCCCAACACATCGCTTAAAGAGATAGAAAAAATAACTGACAAACTTAAAAAGTCCATAGAAAATATGAAAACTGCAAAAATAAAAACAACCTGCAGTTTCGGTATTGCAGAGTACAAAAAAGGAGAAACAAAAGAGGATTTTTTTAAAAGAACAGATGTTGCTCTTTACAGAGCCAAAAGGATGGGAAAAAACAGAGTATCCGAATAA
- a CDS encoding cache domain-containing protein translates to MKWLKEENISLLSLLGTVFIIFLLMISIGYIVILKEYRDFEKESKQIEKKYIENQKLKLKTEVNRVIDYINYYKSQTEQRLKNDIRHRVFQAYWIAEYIYNKYKDKESVEEIKARIKDALKPLRWREGYSYMWIIDYNGTAVLYPVNPKIEGTNVISFHDASGRYILKEAIDLSKQYNEGFIKNISVAAANNPNKIYKQIAFVKEFEPFNWVIGTGETIDDVESNIKREILKRISQMRYNKEGYFGVVDFDGTVLSHPFLKPGTSIKNIKDSNQKPVMQRLAEAAFNDTFLTYKFRKLTTPEESDKITYVKPIKEWGWLVFSGVYLDEIKDAIEIKRTALNKELIERISNIVIVFGVFTLIAIALSLFFSKHIEDIFKKYKKRIELRTKRLEELNKILKQKEQQALAANRAKTLFISNISHDIRTPLNAILGYAQILSKDNGLSVVQKEKIDKILKSGNYLLEILDDVIEISKIETGNIKINKEYFDLKSFLENIKELFEERAAAKGLGWEVKGIPESETYVYGDKKKLFRILINLISNAFKFTDFGNVTLEVKKVSHNRYRFIVKDTGIGIKKRDQEDIYQIFTQAEAGMERGGKGLGLSIAYKYVSLLGGELKLKSEPGKGSCFYFDLELESSLSHKQVKKDIPEQKNEPRSDYKDDLALHIPNKIKKDILTHAKLGHISSLKLAISSIEESEIKNLLMQYVNTYDMDGLIKLLQNNSKKGKNGV, encoded by the coding sequence ATGAAATGGTTGAAAGAAGAGAATATCTCTCTTCTTAGCCTTCTTGGTACAGTATTTATTATATTTTTACTGATGATATCGATAGGGTATATTGTTATACTTAAAGAATATAGAGATTTTGAAAAAGAGTCTAAACAGATAGAAAAAAAATATATAGAAAACCAGAAACTTAAACTTAAAACAGAAGTCAACAGAGTTATAGACTATATAAACTATTACAAATCCCAAACAGAACAGAGACTCAAGAACGATATAAGACATAGAGTATTTCAAGCCTACTGGATTGCCGAGTATATCTACAACAAATATAAAGACAAAGAGTCGGTTGAAGAGATTAAAGCAAGAATAAAAGATGCACTCAAGCCTTTAAGATGGCGCGAGGGCTATAGCTATATGTGGATAATTGACTATAACGGCACCGCTGTTTTATATCCTGTAAATCCTAAAATAGAAGGGACAAACGTCATTAGTTTTCATGACGCATCAGGAAGATATATATTAAAAGAGGCTATAGATCTTTCCAAACAGTATAATGAAGGTTTTATAAAAAACATATCTGTTGCCGCTGCAAATAATCCAAATAAAATATACAAACAGATAGCCTTTGTAAAAGAGTTCGAACCTTTTAACTGGGTAATAGGAACCGGTGAAACCATAGACGATGTTGAAAGCAATATAAAAAGAGAGATACTAAAAAGAATTTCTCAGATGAGATACAATAAAGAGGGCTATTTCGGTGTTGTAGATTTTGACGGTACGGTTCTTTCACATCCTTTCCTGAAACCGGGTACAAGCATAAAAAACATAAAAGACAGCAATCAAAAACCGGTTATGCAAAGACTTGCCGAGGCTGCTTTCAATGATACTTTTCTTACTTACAAATTCAGGAAACTCACCACTCCTGAAGAGAGTGATAAGATAACATATGTAAAACCCATTAAAGAGTGGGGATGGCTTGTCTTTTCGGGTGTTTATCTTGATGAAATAAAAGATGCAATCGAAATAAAAAGAACGGCACTAAATAAAGAGCTTATAGAACGGATTAGCAATATTGTAATTGTTTTTGGAGTATTCACTCTCATAGCAATAGCACTTTCTCTGTTTTTTTCGAAACATATTGAAGACATTTTCAAAAAATATAAAAAAAGAATAGAGTTAAGAACAAAACGGCTTGAAGAACTAAACAAGATACTTAAACAGAAAGAACAGCAAGCTCTTGCGGCAAACAGAGCAAAAACACTTTTTATATCAAATATCTCTCATGATATAAGAACTCCTTTAAATGCGATACTTGGCTATGCACAGATTCTTTCAAAAGATAACGGATTAAGCGTTGTTCAAAAAGAGAAAATAGATAAAATTTTAAAATCCGGAAATTATCTTCTTGAAATTCTTGATGATGTGATAGAAATTTCTAAAATAGAGACGGGAAATATAAAAATAAACAAAGAGTATTTCGATTTAAAGAGTTTTCTTGAAAACATCAAGGAACTTTTTGAAGAAAGAGCTGCAGCAAAAGGACTGGGCTGGGAGGTCAAAGGCATTCCGGAAAGTGAAACCTATGTATACGGTGACAAGAAAAAACTATTTAGAATACTCATCAATCTTATCAGCAATGCTTTTAAGTTTACAGATTTTGGCAACGTTACTTTAGAAGTTAAAAAAGTATCACACAATAGATATAGATTTATTGTAAAAGATACCGGAATCGGAATCAAAAAAAGAGATCAAGAAGATATCTATCAAATATTTACGCAAGCCGAAGCTGGAATGGAAAGAGGCGGAAAAGGACTGGGCCTTTCAATCGCATATAAATATGTTTCTTTGCTAGGCGGAGAATTAAAACTTAAATCTGAACCGGGTAAAGGGAGTTGCTTCTATTTCGATTTGGAACTTGAATCATCTCTTTCACATAAACAAGTAAAAAAAGATATTCCGGAACAAAAAAACGAACCTAGATCCGATTATAAAGATGATTTGGCACTCCATATCCCTAATAAAATAAAAAAAGATATATTGACACACGCGAAACTCGGCCATATATCCTCATTAAAACTTGCAATATCTTCTATTGAAGAGAGTGAAATTAAAAACTTATTGATGCAATATGTGAATACGTATGATATGGACGGATTGATAAAACTCCTGCAAAATAATAGTAAAAAGGGAAAAAATGGAGTTTAA
- a CDS encoding response regulator transcription factor — MKILLLEDDHLLRKHISKYLELKGHKVDSFADGEELLENANLYDYDFFILDINVPNFSGFDILEYIKGKHLDTPVIFISALVGIDDIKKAFKLGCSDYLKKPFELAELEIRMENILSKFHRENRIKFADNLEYDFDNKILYKNGKEIILSKKQNDIMNILLKNRGKVVPFETIADYVWGDTSIDYRTISSHLRDIRKQIGSDVVKNVRGVGYIIK; from the coding sequence ATGAAAATTCTGCTTCTTGAAGATGACCATCTTTTAAGAAAACACATAAGCAAATATCTTGAACTCAAAGGACACAAAGTCGATTCCTTTGCAGACGGCGAAGAGCTTTTGGAGAATGCAAATCTATATGATTACGATTTTTTTATTTTGGATATAAATGTTCCAAACTTTAGCGGCTTTGATATTTTGGAGTATATAAAAGGTAAGCATCTGGACACGCCTGTAATTTTCATAAGCGCTCTGGTGGGAATTGATGATATCAAAAAAGCTTTTAAACTCGGATGTAGCGATTATCTAAAAAAACCTTTTGAGCTTGCGGAACTGGAAATTAGAATGGAAAATATATTGTCTAAATTTCATAGAGAAAATAGAATAAAATTTGCGGATAATCTGGAGTATGATTTTGACAATAAAATCCTTTATAAAAACGGTAAAGAGATAATTTTGTCAAAAAAACAGAACGATATAATGAATATTTTGTTGAAAAACAGAGGCAAAGTTGTTCCTTTTGAAACAATTGCTGATTATGTATGGGGTGATACGTCGATAGACTATAGGACAATATCAAGTCATCTCAGAGATATTAGAAAACAGATAGGTTCAGATGTTGTCAAAAATGTAAGGGGTGTAGGTTATATTATAAAGTAG
- a CDS encoding hybrid sensor histidine kinase/response regulator, whose product MTQSEILRPKILLVDDTPENLALLQETLEPAGYELFIATTGEKALEIASIIKPDIILLDIMMPGINGYETCKKLKKDRELKDIPVIFLSALNSPEDKVKAFETGGVDYISKPFNHMEVLARVKAHLTTSEMIKSMNHLIKKAFHEIYTPLGIIDTGVEMQILEYGDTEYLESIKAASRSLHMIYEDIYYSLKKEISKFEPEPVELEGFIKSRIKYFSVIAKTKNMSFETEFNSTVSSVFINPAELQRVIDNTISNAIKYGYENTKIKIGTKKINGKIGLYIQNRGKTIKDKHKIFLQLYREEEDSMGLGLGLDIVRMICKKYNIDIKVDSKDNVTTFTYCFKEEK is encoded by the coding sequence ATGACCCAAAGCGAAATTCTTCGCCCTAAAATTCTTCTTGTCGACGATACACCGGAGAATCTTGCACTTTTACAAGAGACTTTGGAGCCGGCAGGATATGAACTTTTTATTGCGACAACAGGGGAGAAAGCCCTTGAAATAGCTTCTATTATCAAGCCTGATATTATTTTACTCGATATTATGATGCCAGGTATCAACGGATATGAAACTTGCAAAAAACTGAAAAAAGACAGAGAACTTAAAGATATACCTGTTATCTTTCTCTCTGCTCTTAATAGTCCCGAAGATAAGGTAAAAGCCTTTGAAACAGGCGGAGTCGATTATATAAGTAAACCTTTCAATCATATGGAAGTTTTGGCCCGGGTTAAAGCGCATCTGACAACAAGTGAAATGATCAAAAGCATGAACCATCTTATAAAGAAAGCTTTTCATGAGATCTATACGCCACTTGGTATTATTGATACGGGTGTAGAGATGCAGATACTTGAATATGGTGATACCGAATATCTTGAAAGCATTAAAGCAGCCTCCAGGTCGCTTCATATGATATATGAAGATATCTACTACTCTTTGAAAAAAGAGATATCTAAATTTGAACCGGAGCCCGTAGAGCTTGAAGGGTTTATAAAATCTAGAATAAAATATTTTTCGGTTATAGCGAAAACAAAAAACATGTCTTTTGAAACAGAGTTTAATTCGACTGTTTCTTCAGTTTTTATCAATCCTGCCGAACTTCAAAGAGTTATAGACAATACCATATCAAATGCGATCAAGTATGGATACGAAAATACAAAAATAAAAATAGGGACAAAAAAAATTAATGGCAAAATCGGCTTATATATTCAAAATAGAGGAAAAACTATAAAGGATAAGCATAAGATATTTCTGCAGCTGTATAGAGAAGAGGAAGACAGTATGGGACTGGGGCTTGGACTTGATATTGTAAGAATGATATGTAAAAAATATAATATCGATATAAAGGTAGATTCGAAAGACAATGTAACAACATTTACATACTGCTTCAAAGAGGAAAAATGA
- a CDS encoding hybrid sensor histidine kinase/response regulator, translated as MSISSITQILNLLKDSTAHVFAIDKNGKVIAFNDQAKNLIGYDPEEVIGKDFTSFFSEKEQNRIKEHIKNIFSTKGTYEFHSSLRLANSTKIDVVFEGAVCGSGDNRVAFLIIKNEKENIKELIKESFKNECINEFEGFIESIKRHFDFVQKMAHIGVWEIHFKDNRYYWSDEMYNILGLDKTKDKPRSIIDSGLIHPNDKEFVKNIFDRAVKNFSDYKITYRIRRPNGEIRYVDEQAVCLDKDVDPHLMGFDIDVTDRELYQKKLLEQTRMAQRMRLEAIKAKKEAEQANRAKSIFLSNISHEIRTLLNAILGYAQILSQDRELNEKQKEMIGSIIVASGHLLDLINDILEITRIEVGKNRPNISEFNLTNMFKSIYQIFLVRAAAKNIRWSIKGMPKEDLFIHSDKSKLFHILLNLVGNAIKFTEKGSVQLIFKIRKNGKCYFEVKDTGIGIEKELQAKIFEPFVQHSEGYQRGGTGLGLAIAKNNIEILGGELKLESKPGRGTRFYFEIPCGTVTKKKVVKETMHHSSISVKKGSSITALIADDTEENVKVMKSFLEPEGVSIISAKDGEEAVSKFIKNSPDIVFMDVRMPKIDGIEAAKRIKKIDNNVKIVAITASQITENRKDTEDIFDEILIKPFSIKSVNEILIKFFSERFEKARTPKESEKPKMKADLSKLDESVKKQMIVLAKLGQITELKKITQSLQNEAAKEKLNFYLKNFNFDAIIKELEKKDSQ; from the coding sequence ATGAGTATTTCATCAATAACACAGATTTTAAATCTTCTAAAAGATTCTACCGCGCATGTTTTTGCTATCGATAAGAATGGAAAAGTAATTGCATTTAACGATCAGGCAAAAAATCTTATAGGATATGATCCGGAAGAGGTTATTGGAAAAGATTTTACATCCTTTTTCAGCGAAAAAGAGCAAAATAGAATAAAAGAACATATAAAAAATATTTTTTCTACAAAAGGAACTTACGAGTTTCATTCATCGCTCAGGCTTGCAAATTCTACCAAAATTGATGTTGTGTTTGAAGGTGCTGTTTGTGGTTCAGGAGATAACAGAGTCGCTTTTTTGATAATAAAGAACGAAAAAGAGAATATAAAAGAACTTATAAAAGAGTCTTTCAAAAATGAATGTATAAATGAATTCGAAGGTTTTATTGAGAGTATAAAAAGACATTTTGATTTTGTTCAGAAGATGGCCCATATCGGTGTTTGGGAGATACATTTCAAAGACAACAGATACTACTGGAGTGATGAGATGTATAATATTCTGGGTCTGGATAAAACAAAAGATAAACCTAGAAGTATTATTGATTCCGGCTTGATACATCCTAATGATAAAGAGTTTGTAAAAAATATATTTGATCGTGCAGTCAAAAATTTTTCTGACTACAAAATAACATACAGGATTAGAAGACCGAATGGCGAGATACGTTATGTTGACGAACAGGCCGTCTGTCTTGATAAAGATGTTGATCCCCATCTAATGGGTTTTGATATAGATGTAACAGACAGGGAACTTTATCAGAAGAAACTTCTTGAGCAGACAAGAATGGCGCAAAGAATGCGTCTGGAGGCGATAAAGGCAAAAAAAGAGGCCGAACAGGCCAACCGTGCAAAAAGTATATTTTTATCAAATATATCGCATGAGATCAGAACTCTTCTTAATGCAATTTTGGGGTATGCTCAGATTCTCTCACAGGATAGGGAGCTTAACGAAAAACAGAAAGAGATGATAGGCTCTATAATAGTGGCAAGCGGACATCTTCTGGATCTTATCAATGATATTCTTGAAATAACACGAATAGAAGTGGGGAAAAACAGACCCAATATCTCCGAGTTTAATCTTACAAATATGTTCAAAAGTATATACCAGATATTTCTTGTAAGAGCCGCGGCTAAGAATATACGATGGAGTATCAAAGGGATGCCGAAAGAAGATCTTTTTATCCATAGTGATAAAAGCAAACTCTTTCACATTTTGCTGAATCTTGTTGGAAACGCAATCAAGTTTACAGAAAAAGGAAGCGTTCAGCTGATATTTAAGATCAGAAAAAATGGTAAATGCTATTTTGAGGTAAAAGATACAGGAATAGGTATAGAAAAAGAGCTTCAGGCAAAAATTTTCGAACCGTTTGTCCAGCACAGTGAAGGATATCAAAGAGGAGGGACAGGACTGGGGCTGGCTATAGCAAAGAACAATATAGAAATTTTAGGAGGAGAACTCAAACTGGAATCTAAACCGGGACGTGGAACAAGATTTTATTTTGAGATTCCATGTGGGACAGTTACGAAGAAAAAAGTTGTAAAAGAGACTATGCATCACTCTTCTATATCGGTTAAAAAAGGGAGTAGTATTACAGCTTTGATTGCAGATGATACTGAAGAAAACGTAAAAGTTATGAAAAGTTTTCTTGAACCCGAAGGCGTGAGTATTATATCTGCCAAGGATGGAGAAGAGGCTGTAAGCAAATTTATAAAAAATTCACCAGATATAGTATTTATGGATGTAAGAATGCCGAAAATTGATGGAATAGAAGCTGCAAAAAGAATAAAAAAGATAGATAATAATGTAAAAATTGTTGCAATTACCGCTTCGCAAATTACTGAAAACAGAAAAGATACAGAAGATATTTTTGACGAGATTTTAATAAAACCTTTTAGTATAAAAAGTGTAAACGAGATATTGATAAAGTTTTTTTCAGAGAGATTTGAAAAAGCAAGAACTCCAAAAGAGTCGGAAAAACCAAAAATGAAAGCTGATCTTTCAAAATTGGATGAAAGTGTAAAAAAACAGATGATTGTTCTTGCAAAACTGGGACAAATTACCGAGCTTAAGAAAATAACCCAAAGCTTACAAAATGAGGCCGCAAAAGAGAAGCTGAATTTCTATTTAAAAAACTTCAATTTTGATGCGATTATTAAAGAGTTGGAAAAAAAGGATAGTCAATGA